ATATAGTCGATATTTTTCCACCTGAAAGCTAACTCTGTTATTCTGAGAATGTGTGAATAGTGGGGTGCTTGGTGTGTTTGGATGCAATGTACACATAGTTAGATATTCTGTAAAAGCTTCTTGTGGACAGATTTATACAATAACTTACATTTCTCTATATTGTTTTGCAGGTTATGCAGAAGGATTCCGAAAAGAACATGTCCATCAAGAAATTCTggaaataaaattcattatataaaaaatccaaaaagaTTGAACGGTTATGATGTGTGTTGTCAAACTGACAAGATACCCCACTCTCATGCAGAAGGCATGAAACATTGTAATGTCAAACATGTGAAAGCCAACACAGTCAAGTGATTTTCACACACTAAACAAGTCTGGTTTTCACATGTTTCTTTATCAATGCCTTTGTTCTGATGGACATAAATCAGAAAGGCAAATCTGGCAGATCAGGTTTACCAGCAATCACCCATTTCAGTCTGTAACTCAGTATATAGTACCAGAtttggtaaaatacagtacCATTAGTCAAACTCTATCCTTACATGTTATGGACTACTAAGGATTTGCAAGGTGTTAGGGGGGAAAAAATACTTCCCCAGGCCTATACGTTTTACATTTGCTAGATAGAGATATCATTTGTTATGTAATCTTCAAATATATGTAGTGTTTTTCAGAATAAATCTCTGAAGTTATACAAGTTTTCATGTCACAATTGTTATTCAAGTGTGAATGTCTGTTATGAATGGCATACAGGGAAAAATTTCAGAAGTCCTCAATTTCAGTGCTGTAGCAGTACTATTGCAGGAAGTTGActctgtattatttatttatttagtttcaCAAAGGACGACAAACATCCAATATTCACTATATACAACTGACAAAGATGCTACATCATCTCAAGACTGAGACCAAATACTGAGATGTCTAATATTTACTCGGAATAACATTAAATGGTGTGAAAAAGTGCCTTCCTAGGAAAGTGAAAAGTCTTTGTCATTAGTATCAATACTAAGTTAGCTTCATGTAGGTTGCATGGGTACATTAATGATCCCCTTGAATTTTCATATTTAAGGTTCGTTTGTGATTGAATGAAATCTCAATTATACCAGTCAAATCCATGGTTTTACAGTACATAGTACATGGTGTATGACATCTCAATCATATTCATTTCAgtaaaagcttataaactcagcttgtgccataCTGTATCGATTGGGTTTTCCCATAACAGTCCAACCATAGATTTTAATAATTAGAACATCAATTCATTCTTTACTATGATTCCACTCCAATTCCTGGCCAAGCAGTGTTTTCACATTTTGACTTTtgaatacacacataaactaATTTTGACTTTtgaatacacacataaactaTTGTATAAAACTTAACTGGCATTGAAACATACAATTGAAACACGCACACAACATTTTGTCTACTTTTGTAATCGTAACGTTTGTACATTGCACTGTAGATACATGTGCAGCGTTTTTTTATAAGAAACAATAAGAATATTCCTTGAGTCAATGGAATATACAGTTATTGTAACAGTTTTTGTATGCAAAGAGGTACCTGATGTGAGTCGTTTGGTGTGTGAACTTTAACGACGTGTAGTCCTATCATGAATGATGGTAGAATCGTTTTGAATCTGCACAATGCAGGTCTGAGCTAGGCCTCtactgtttgtttctgaatgactattAAGTCCTTGGTCAAGTTTTAAACTGTATTTGAACTTCCATCTACCTAAATGTATACTTAAGGACCAGTtgggatagaggttgcaatgtgccATTATACTCCCAAGGAAGCAGTGACAATTAGTTATCCAGATGTCAATGTGTTATGTATTCAACATaacaaatggaaattcatctgtgttggtaaaccatagttttgaattgaacttttgttccaaataaAACTATGAAACTATGACCCCTTATTAGACTCACATGTCCATAAGGTCACATGTACTGAATAATGgctcaatctgttgacaaagactgaagtgtgcagtcaaatttcaagttgtgtttggaacaaaagttaaattcaatattaattacaaaggattgtatgctccctaggGAGTTGAAGTGTGAAGGCTGCTTTGCTGTTCTTGGTTTGTGTTAAGGTAATAAAAAACTAGCATTttcaattacaaaaatgtattatttttcacATTATTCATGCATGCAAATGCCTTCATATCATATAATCAATAGCTAAGCTCGTTTTCCACTCTTcaataagataagataaaactttattgcatcccttttagGGTAATTGAGTTATCTGCTACAAAAGATTATTAAAAAACggtaaaatgtacatacagtgttgttatgaataacataatctaaaacaatatgtgtagcaattaaaagaaatataagtacattaacaatacagaccaaaacacattaaaatagatTTGTTAGTTTTTATTAAAAGTTTTGTGAAGGAGTGCAATGGCTTGAGGTATAAATGAATTATGATAACGGGTAGTACGAGAAGATAACTGTCTAAATCTACCACTCCTATAAATTCTCCTGACATTGATTTCCTTTCTCAGTGGGTTTGATCCATCCCTCATTATGTACAGCATAGGCTTACGGAGTCAGCGAATTAAAACAATAGAatatagaaaacaaaataacattgtaTCCAAACGACAGAGGGCGCACAACACGAAGGATCGCGATgggttatttgcatatattagcATAATGTTGCGCATGTCCGTTTTCCTTAGTAACCGACGATATTTTTTGTTTCGCCATCTTGCTTGGTTCCCATATTTACAGGTCGATTGTTTGTAGTCCAGCATTTGTGTCTGGAACCAGCATAGGTTACCATCACCGCACACCTTCCACGTTCGGGAGCTACAACAGTTAACAAGCTAGAAGTTAGTACTAGAAATAGTAACCATGGAAGAAAGTATTTATAATCTTATTCCTCAGGAGGAAATAAGGCCACCCAAAGGACGAAggtgagttttaaaaaaatcaaaatcgtTTTTCTCATGAGGTCGTCAGATTTCATGACGTGGGTTTCCCGAACACCATCAATGTTTGTGTATCGAATAATATGTGACAGGGACTGCTAAAAATGCAAGTAATGCTTGTACTGTAAGGGGATTTCTGAAATATTATCTTCAGTAATACTTGCCAATGATTTCTGAACATGAATAAACCAAACCGTTCATCAAATTTTGTCTAACTCTAACAGTAACACTGTATTTGTACGTCCTTGTGCCTGTGCTATATCTTAAACCATTCAATCAGTGTTATGTTGTACATAGTAACTATACTTTGTCATGGATAATTAGGGGGGTGAGTTGGGGTGGGGGTAATGAATGATTTGTTGACAACAGGTCGGATTATCTATACTGAAATATGACACCTTATTTAGTAAATATAACACTGGGTAGAACTTTTCTGATGATTAACCATGTTGGTATAAATACATTCAGTCACCATGCGTGTATAGGATAACATTGAATGgtatattttcataataaaaaCTATAAAACAAAAAGTTTTACCCTCATACTCTCTGCTCTATTTCAGACATCAAAGTCAGTTCAGATCCACTGTCAAGGTggagacaaacacaaacaaatcatCTCACAAAACCATGGGTCCAGCCAAGGTACAGGTCGACGATCCTAAGGGGTTCTTGAAAAAACGCTCCAAGGAACCCCAGTTACCCGATAAAACGCAATTCAAGTACCCAGATGATGATGCAAAGAGACCCCCAGTACCAGACAAGAGTGATAAACCACTTATGGGCATCAAATCAACCAAAAATTTCATCACAACAAATGCAGTGGAAAACATCATGTCAGTGCCAAAGAAGCCAGCAGCTAACTTTGCAGACACCAAGAAAGGTGACACACATCCACTGGGGCCATCTGGTTTGGTACCCAAGTATCTCAAGAGGaaggtaaatacatgtacatgttttcctTTTGTTGTTAAGGATTTCAATCTCTCAGttttagtaaatgtattttgcATACAAAAGTATACCTAGACATAATCACATCAAAATTATTGAGAGGATAGATTGAAGTttactatttttgttttattatctTAAATCTCTGAAATCATTTTAAAGTGCCACACATACCTGATTTTTATCTTACTGATTTCCTAATAGTGTTTATAATGGTAGTCATAGAAACAATGCATTATTCTACATCTTATAAAGGGGGCATAACTGACTGGCTACTAGATTAAAAAAACTGTTAAGAGGAGTTGTAGTGTTATGATTTTATGTAATAGTGCAGTGACATACCAAGTTTGCCAATCAAGGTTGCATGATTGTAGGATCTTTCTATGCATACTTTACTGTTTATTAGAACTTGCAGTGTATCATTCCTTTTCAGATACACAGATGTAAGTCAGGCTGTGTCCTACCTATATCTTGCCTTTAATCTTTGTTAAACTTAAAGGGTATTAATTTGAAACGTCAGATTGCATTTTGGATCAGGACTGTTTCACTCATTCCCTAAATGTAGTTTGCCAATAAGTCAGTTTGATCACCAACCAATCCATGATTGCACCACTCTTACTTTGCCATTGTATGATGCATTATtgttaaaattatataaaatgatCTGGTCCACATGACTTCTACACAGTCAAATATCTTTGATCTGCAATGAACCGACCTTTATATAAACAAGCCAGGCTTGTCTTTAGATTAGACAACCTGAAACATTTGTCAAATTTAACCTAATAATAATGtgaattctttcatttttagGACTTTGGTGAAGTACCTGATTACTTGACACGTCGTAAGGAAGAAGTTGCACGTGCCCAGGAGGAATACGATGCGTATGTTCGCGAGCATTACAAACGTGGCGCCATGAAGAAACTTAGTGAAGAAGAAAGACAAGATATTCTTAACGGACTTAAGAAAAATTGGGAAGAAATTCATCACCAATACCAAGGACTTTCTGTTGTCACTGACACAGCACCAAAGAAAGCCAGAAAAGAACGAATGGAGGCAGAAATGAAACAACTGGAGAGAGATATTGAACTCTTAGAAAAACATAAAGTGATATACATTGCTTAGGAACCATATAATCATCATTGGATAGTTACATTTCATCTTATTAACGTTTCTGACTCAACCTAAAGACAGCATGAAAAACACCAATAATCTGGCCTTATTTTATACGACATACAGTCCTCACCAAATCTAATAATACATACCCCTAGTTgttatttctttttatcatttttttttttgttggtaataaaatataacttgTTTAGTGATAACATTTATGTCTGGCATATGCTTTCAGTGAATACTAGCATTTCATGGATGAATTATAAAGAGTTGTCTGTATCAATTAATTTATCTAtttgtgttgccatggaaacatgaCATGCTTATTACCATATCAATGTGAGAATATATCAATACACCAAACATAACAAAAGCAATGGGAATAATTGTTTTCAGAACAAGAGTAGTCAGGGTGTTTGgcctttgaactttgacattataGCATTCTATGACCCAAGACTGCCCCTTAAGATGATTGTCAGGCATGATGTAGTCTGAGATTCACTATATTGTTATCTGTGCTTTACTGTATAGATGTTGTTTTATCTCAGTTTCTAATTCTAcctgttttgttttctatttgactttgatattttcaattccATGATAGAAGTATAGGCAAGAATTACGGAAAAAACATCTCTTTCAAAACCTGGGTCTTTATTTATCTGtatgaggggtggggtgggtgggggtagTGTATgaggggtgggtgggggtaGGAGTAGCTCCAGCGACATTTCCCCAAATATTCTGACAGTCTGTGAAACAACATCTCAGCTGGTTTACAATATCCACAAGCTGGTTTGTTCAGATGAAgtttgtttgtacatatttcCAGTAATAAAgagttattttgaatttgaaagtgCTTGTCTTTTTTTTACGTCCATCTTTGAGTCCAATGATATGATGACACTGTCTTGGCCATGTCAGACTGCAATATCAAATTAACTGTAAAACACTGCAATTGCCAAAATACATTAACATACAAATTGTCATATGACTACACATTTCAAggtagtacagtacattacatgtatatgttcaaACCAAGTTGTAGAACAGAGATCCTGTACATGATcagatgtgtgtatgtctgtgtgtgtgtgtgtgtgtgtgtgcatgcgagTGTGAGTGATCAAGTATTTCACCTTTCTATTATGAGTATTGTCAGAAACCCATTATAATTCTagccaaaatatttttgatggCCCTCTTCTTCTGTTGGTCACTGGTACAGTCAAAGTAAATTCAGAAAAGTTATAGAATTTAGTTTGAAAGTGCTGGTGACTCACTGAGAAGAGGGGCTCAATctaatcaaaatataaacagaATATCAGTAAGAAGTTATAATTATATGAGTATCGTAACAAAAATCTACTTCATTCTTACAAGTTTATCTTTGAATACCTCAGGTTTTTTATCCATcgaacaaaatgtcaaaatcctAAATTAAACACCAATACCATGAATGTGGAAACGAGGGTTGGTGTAACAGCGCCCTCGCTCGACAATATGTAGATAAATATATCCTGTATAAAGTCGGATGAAATCTAGTGGCTTATTCAAGCATATTGTTTATGCCTTTCCCtggatttcttttttttttttgtatatgttaataACAACTCCAAGACAGCCGTGATTCAGTGCACACGTTGAAGACCGGCGCTCCGCAAAATGTTGAAAGTTGTACTCAGTTCTGGCAATACAGGACCAAATTATTAACAGTCTGTACGTTCTAAGCTCCCTGTATTAACAGGCAACAATGGGAGTGGACCTAAGTGCTTACCGACTAAGGATTGGGAAGTTTGCAGGAGGCAGACCCAGTGGTGGAGACGGCGTGCACGCCACGTTGACACCTCTGCATTGTTTCTTACTGACGAGTGGAAATGTAACCCTGGCGGTCAAGGTATGCTTATTCTATTTGCTGATAATTGGTAACGTGGAACAAAACCCAGGGCCCAATAGTACATCGAGAGAAACCCATGCAGGCGCTATACCAAAAAGGAAATTAAGAAGTGATTCGAAAAGTGACCAAGATGAGATTACAAATAATTCTGTTCGAAACGATATCCAGCTACTGAAAGAAACCATGTTGAATAAATTAGAAAGCATCGCCTTGGACATAAGGTCGGTAAATAGAAGATTTGAGACACTTGAACAAAGATTCAACAACATCGAAGATGAAGTGAATATAATGCGTGAAGATATTAATGAGATACGAAACACGGAACACTTTTATGATGTCACTGGTCAAGAAACTGACAAGGGTTTGAAGGATGAAATACGGCAACTAAGACGTGACGTGTCGAACTTTAGAGAAAGCCAGGATGATCTTGTCAATAGATCTAAACGATGTAATCTAATTTTCTCTGGACTCGATCAACAAAGCGATGAGACATGGGAACAGACGGAGGGGAAAGTGCAAGATGTTATCAGAGATAAATTGGAAATCGACCGAGATATCAAATTCGAAAGGGTACACAGAATCAGAAATGGCCCAACAGTGAAAGGGTCAAAACTAATTGTGGCCATGTTCAGTTCCTACAAGGACAAAGAAGAGGTACTACGCAAAGCTAAGAAACTAGCAGGATCTGATATTTATATCGATCAAGATTTTTCCAGAAGAGTTCGCGAAAAAAGAAAGAAGCTGTTCGCTGTAAGGAAGAAGTTTAAAGAAAGGGAAGACGTAACCAAGGCGATAATATCGTACGACAAGCTAGTTGTGTCGATGGCGGACGGGTCAAGACGAGTTCTTGTTTGTGACAACAAATCCGGGGATGTGATAGAACTTAACAATACAACTGCATAGGGAAATGGCCAAGGCCCGGGTAAAATATACAAACTCAATAATATCGAACAGAGAAAAGAATTGAGGTGGATGGTATGGAATGTAAGGGGTTTGAACtctaaattacaaaatgtaaattttatatcCTTTTGTGAAGAGTTCGACATTTTTGGTTTAGTTGAAACATGGACAAAGGAAAACGACAGTGTTAATGTTTTCGAAAATTTCGTCTCTTTTAAAAGTCCAGCAGTGAATCTGAGTAAAAAGGGTCGTGCCAGTGGAGGTGTTgaagtatttgtaaacaaaaacttGGTAAAAGGAGTGAAACGTATAACCACTAGTTTGAAAAACACTGTCATTCTACTATTACAGAAAAATGTGTTCCACTTTTTGAAAGACGTGCTAATggttattacatatgtaccaccTGAGGGGTCACGGGTGTATGTCAATAGTAGTGACGACGGAGTAGAAAATTTAGAAAACCACCTGGGTGAAATTCTTAGTCAGTTAAATGACGACGTTAGCATAATAATAGCTGGTGACCTGAATGCCAGAACTGGGTCAATGCAGGAATTTATTGAATACGATGATTCAAAGTATGGGGTGGGGACAAATTACGAgtcaaatgattttaaaatttcCCGTAGTTCACTCGACGAGGGGATCAATAATTTTGGGTTATCTTTAATTTCGTTGTGTAAACATCTGTCGGTGTATATGTTAAATGGAAGAAAGGAAGGCACTGGCAAAGGAGAATTTACGTGCATAGCAAATGAAGGACGAAGTGTTGTAGATTATGTCATAGTGTCGGAAGAAATATTTTCTAACGTAAATTCTTTTGTTGTACCAACTAGGGATGAGTCAGACCATTTCCCCATATGTTGTTCTTTTACAGTGAAAGTTGACTTTATTAGGAAAACACATGCCGTACCAATCACAAATTTCCGTTGGTGCAATGAACTACTTCACGAATACCAAGAAAAGCTCAGTTGCAATGAAAACGTTCAATTAATGCACCATCTAACGTCGAACGATGTTAACATAAATGAAGCGGTAACAGGTATGACAAATATCTTGAAAAACGCAGCGGGAAATATGCTCAAAGAAAACAAGGGTAAAAATCAAGGAAAAAGTAGCGGACAGGTGTGGTTTGACGCTGAATGTAAACTAGCAAAGACAAAAAGATTGAGGGCTCTAAGAAGGTTTCGAAGTACCGGTAGCGAGGAAGATTATTGCCAGTATAAGGAGGAAAATAACTATTACAAAAACTTGCTACGTTGTAAAAAGCGCAAATTTGAAGAgaagatacatatacagataagAAGAAATATGAACGACGAAACAAGTTTCTGGAAAGTAGTAAAGTTAACGAAACGTGGAAAACGAGTGCAGAGTTTGGTTACACTTGACGAATGGATAGTATATTTCTCTGAACTATTTAGAGATACACAGTCACAAAACAGAGAGACCGAAAATTTCACTGCGATGATTGAAACTTTTCTCCAAGAATTAACTTCGAACGAAATAGAGCATGCTACAACAAGTGGAGATAACGATGATTCTGATATCCTGAactgtacaattacaaatgaagaAATTTTAAAAGCAATCGGTAAGCTGAAAAACAATAAGTCGGCAGGTCCAGATATGCTCATTCCTGAATTATTTAAATACACCACTGATATCATGTTACCATTCCTTAATAAGTTattcaataatatttttgacaaaGGTATCTTCCCGAACAGTTGGTCCGTCGGGACAATTGTGCCAATATTTAAGAAAAACGAGCCCAGTAAACCAGAGAATTATAGAGCAATATCTCTCCTCAGTATATTTAGTAAAGTCTTTACAAGTATCCTAAATGAACGCATCAAAATATGGGCCAAACAATTTAATATAGTGCCAGAATGCCAAGCGGGTTTTCGTGAAGGTTATTCAACTGTTGATAACTTTTTTACTCTGTATGCAACACTTCAAAAATCATTGTCGGTAAGAGGAAAGAAATTGTATTGTCTATATGTAGATTTCGAGAAAGCCTTCGATTCGGTGGACAGAACACGGCTCTTGTACAGATTGGCTTTAGAAGGAATTAATGGCAAAATGTACCAAATATTGAAAGCAATGTACGCTGACGTGAAATCGAGTGTTAGGGAGGGAAATGTAACGTCAGAGTGTTTCGCCTTACAAAAAGGGGTTCGTCAGGGCTGCATGCTAAGCCCGATTTTGTTTAGTCTATACATTAATGAGcttgagaaaatgatgaaaaattcaGGGTTGCGTGGAATTCAATTTTTACCGAATGACATGTTGGAACTTTTTCTTCTGTTATATGCTGACGATATTGCCATATTGTCAAATACTGTGATTGGTTTAAAGAGATTAATTGATGTACTGTATGATTTTACCTTGAAATGGAAAATGAAAGTCAATCTGGCGAAAACGAAAGTTGTAGTGCATAGAAATGGAGGTTATCTCAGTAGGCACGAGAAGTGGTATTTTGGTGGGACAGAGCTGAAGATAGCAAGTGCTTATGAGTACCTAGGTCTCGTATTGTCATGTAAAGGCTCTCTTTCCGTCACCACAAGAAATATGGCTGTTAAAGCTAGGAAGAAATTAGCTATCGTAGGAAAGTCTGTTAAAGACTTGAAGTTTCTGGCACCGAACATATATTTTAGGCTTTTTGACGTCTTGATTTTACCAGTCCTTAGCTACGGCTCTGAAGTATGGGGTTTTACGGCATATGAACACCTTGAAAGAGTACAGTTACTTTATTGCAGACGTTATTTAGGAGTGGCAAATAGCGCCCccaattgtacagttttggGTGAATGTGGGAGATTGCCATTGTTCTGTTACTATGTTACAAGATGCGTTAAGTACTGGCTACATATCATAACAATGCCAGAGTCACGTTTACCATTTAAAGCTTATCAAATGTTATTTAAAATGGATGAACAAGGAAAACATTCCTGGGTCACACAGGTAAAACATCTGTTTTATCAGTACGGTTTTGGAGAATCCTGGTTAAACCAGGGTGTGGGGAATACAGTGGTCTTTCTATCAGAGTTTAGTACTAGGGTAAAAGACGTTAAAAGCCAAGAATGGTGGTCAGAGGTATGTGCTAACGAGAAAACTAGTTACTACAGAAATTTTAAAAAGGAACTTGCACctgaaatgtatatttcattgattAGTCTTTTTAAGTACCGTAGAGCCCTAGCAAGATTTAGATGCTCTAGCCACGCGTTAGAGATCGAAACGGGGAGACACAGAGGAACTGACAAAGAATTCaggatatgtaaattatgttgtatCGAAGtagaagatgaatatcatttccTCTTTAAGTGTCCAGCGTGGGATAATCTAAGAAAAAGATATTTACAACCTGCATCATACAGATCACCTTCACTTTACCATTTTAATCAGTTGATGGCATCTAAGGATGACAATACCACTAGAAATCTagctttatttttgtttcatgcaTTTAAAGTAAAAGACAAACTGTAAACTCTCCATAAAATTTACCATTTATTATTCAGCGAATGTGTGCTTTGGAGCTTTACAAAGACATCCTTGTTTATCACTGTATGTATTACACTGGCACTGTGAACTAGTTGTGAACTAGTTGTGTAActgaatttatttattatactgtgtatatatcTGGGGCCGGAGGCCCATATTATTAAATAAaccagtattattattataataacagtTTGACGTAATTTCATGACGAGCGCCTTCAACGATGAGTCTTCCAATCTCTTCCAAGTCCGTGACAGTCTAGAAGAGATACAAGTCGATTCATCGTCAAAAATCGCCATTCAAATCAATCCCGTCCCTACTTACTTCCTAAGTAGCCTCAGTAGGTAGTCTAAAAGGGAGTTTTCCCCCTGAAATATAATATCTGGAGGAGTCAACTGTAGCCAGTGACTCGTTCATGTGCGCAAGTTCAATGCATATGTAAGGATGGTTTAAACAGAAGTATTCCTGCAGGTATCACAAGTCAGTTTGAAGGCTAGATAGTAAAGGACTAAGAATAAGAAAATGTGTAGTtcaatcaatttatcaatcaaccaaccaatcaatcaatcaatcgatcgatcgatcgaccgaccaaccaaccaatcaatcaattcatcatcatcatcatattcatcTGCGTCAATTCCGACTAGCTCTGTGGTAAAGTTCAGATAtgctttataaattatacagaGTGTGATGTGAAGGCTTTCGCCAAGTCGTGAATAGATTATGTTAATTCTTCCTGACGAAATGCGATGAGATACATAGACCTAACGGCGAAATCATGATATCAATCGATGTAGGTTTTTCCATAATGTTCAATGGTAGTTTATTCAATGGTGAGAAAGCATACTGCCATGTTCACCAATGCAATGGTGAACAGTGGTTTTTAATTTGGATCCATGCAGTACCAGTACTGTACATTTGGCAGATATGACCGCAAGTTGTCTGGGGATTGCCTTTCacaacgtcgtaaaccacagcctcttttacggcaccatccaagaaaTATGTGTTTTGGCTTGTGAGAATGTACCTTTCTATTCGCGAATTGTGCgatattatcaaatttataattGGTTGGTCACGGTGACAGTACTAGTCACGTCcgttaaaaaatgaaaataaataaaataaaaaaaaatcgaagGTGATCAAGGAAATTATTTGTATATTCCCGTTTCATGTGTTCCCATGGTTACTGTTTCTCTTTTAATCTTAGCTAGGGAGGGTCCTCCATCCATACAGTAAATCGATCAAATGAAGCTACCTGTTAAAGTTTCTCCGTGATCAATTTGTCTTTATCAGAAGTCTTCATCAGAAGCCAGTCAGTCAGTACGATTTAGCGATCGGTTGAAGTGAAGACAAGTGGTGAAGGAGTTAGTAAGCAAGCATTTTCTGTCATGTGAAGAAGGACAATgagtaaccatggaaacatgaTTAGAGATTTCTTCATTTGATAAAGTAGCTACACACACCTGTACGAGTTCATCGAACTACCCGCCATGTTcaatcaaattacaaattaataactcatatttatatgtatttaggTGGCCTCATTCTTCAGTTAGGAAATATCCGGATTCATTCCATCCAGTTTTTAAATCATAAACATGCTAAATCTGTTACttttttcatatatatgtaaattttcattaaacaTGATAAGCTCGTGTTGGATTCACTCCAATAGTTACAATGATGTTCCATGTCATAATTCCTTATATTTATAACATATAATGCAAGAGTCTAATTGATAGTGAGTATATTGTAAACCACATGTTGGTGAATATGGATTAGGAACGGATatgggatttttaattgattttactgAGTTTTATGCTTTGAAATAACATGGACCAAGTCACAcctatattgaaaaaaaaaacacacgaaAGAAATGTGCACACAAATTGTCGTGGTTGGTGTGCATAAACTGGATGATCACAAATAATATAATCgttaattttgtaataaacACGGGtaatcaatgtatgtacaaatgatgTATGCTTGGCTATGCCAATACAACAAAATACCATTAccaatacaaaaaaataccaaTACAACAAATACCATTACCAATACAAAGAATTACCACTACCAATACCaaaaaaaattaccattacCACTACAACAAATACCATTGCAATACAACATATAACATTACCAATTCAACATATACCATTACCAATTCAACAAAATACCATTACCAATACAACAAATACCATTACCAAt
This region of Glandiceps talaboti chromosome 4, keGlaTala1.1, whole genome shotgun sequence genomic DNA includes:
- the LOC144433891 gene encoding enkurin-like, with the translated sequence MEESIYNLIPQEEIRPPKGRRHQSQFRSTVKVETNTNKSSHKTMGPAKVQVDDPKGFLKKRSKEPQLPDKTQFKYPDDDAKRPPVPDKSDKPLMGIKSTKNFITTNAVENIMSVPKKPAANFADTKKGDTHPLGPSGLVPKYLKRKDFGEVPDYLTRRKEEVARAQEEYDAYVREHYKRGAMKKLSEEERQDILNGLKKNWEEIHHQYQGLSVVTDTAPKKARKERMEAEMKQLERDIELLEKHKVIYIA
- the LOC144434100 gene encoding uncharacterized protein LOC144434100, translated to MVWNVRGLNSKLQNVNFISFCEEFDIFGLVETWTKENDSVNVFENFVSFKSPAVNLSKKGRASGGVEVFVNKNLVKGVKRITTSLKNTVILLLQKNVFHFLKDVLMVITYVPPEGSRVYVNSSDDGVENLENHLGEILSQLNDDVSIIIAGDLNARTGSMQEFIEYDDSKYGVGTNYESNDFKISRSSLDEGINNFGLSLISLCKHLSVYMLNGRKEGTGKGEFTCIANEGRSVVDYVIVSEEIFSNVNSFVVPTRDESDHFPICCSFTVKVDFIRKTHAVPITNFRWCNELLHEYQEKLSCNENVQLMHHLTSNDVNINEAVTGMTNILKNAAGNMLKENKGKNQGKSSGQVWFDAECKLAKTKRLRALRRFRSTGSEEDYCQYKEENNYYKNLLRCKKRKFEEKIHIQIRRNMNDETSFWKVVKLTKRGKRVQSLVTLDEWIVYFSELFRDTQSQNRETENFTAMIETFLQELTSNEIEHATTSGDNDDSDILNCTITNEEILKAIGKLKNNKSAGPDMLIPELFKYTTDIMLPFLNKLFNNIFDKGIFPNSWSVGTIVPIFKKNEPSKPENYRAISLLSIFSKVFTSILNERIKIWAKQFNIVPECQAGFREGYSTVDNFFTLYATLQKSLSVRGKKLYCLYVDFEKAFDSVDRTRLLYRLALEGINGKMYQILKAMYADVKSSVREGNVTSECFALQKGVRQGCMLSPILFSLYINELEKMMKNSGLRGIQFLPNDMLELFLLLYADDIAILSNTVIGLKRLIDVLYDFTLKWKMKVNLAKTKVVVHRNGGYLSRHEKWYFGGTELKIASAYEYLGLVLSCKGSLSVTTRNMAVKARKKLAIVGKSVKDLKFLAPNIYFRLFDVLILPVLSYGSEVWGFTAYEHLERVQLLYCRRYLGVANSAPNCTVLGECGRLPLFCYYVTRCVKYWLHIITMPESRLPFKAYQMLFKMDEQGKHSWVTQVKHLFYQYGFGESWLNQGVGNTVVFLSEFSTRVKDVKSQEWWSEVCANEKTSYYRNFKKELAPEMYISLISLFKYRRALARFRCSSHALEIETGRHRGTDKEFRICKLCCIEVEDEYHFLFKCPAWDNLRKRYLQPASYRSPSLYHFNQLMASKDDNTTRNLALFLFHAFKVKDKL